Proteins encoded in a region of the Salinicoccus sp. RF5 genome:
- a CDS encoding MFS transporter produces MNRKLLVTFTVGVFLLGMMELIISGILELMSSDLGISNALTGQLITVYAVSFAIFGPILVKATEKLRPKPVILVSLVVFILGNVVFGLSSTFMMLALGRVITALAAAVFIVKIMDMTVLLSEPAIRGRMIALVYMGFSAANVFGIPIGTIIGQQFGWRVIFWLVIVIAVIVGLGIIALAPNRRGDDLGDPVPDKILDKRNIVLYIGITMSVLIGNYIVLGYISPLMTTNGYSIENVSVALLIAGVGGMLGTILGGNLVDRIGTRRTLMIMLSLFIISMAAMPLIYGIPVLFYINLFLWSLFQWSTSPAVQSGLVENVQGSAAVVFSWNMSGLNLGIGIGAVIGGIYISQFDIGYAPWLSVFIIAMGLLCAIFVKETEKSYQ; encoded by the coding sequence ATGAATAGAAAATTATTGGTGACATTTACCGTCGGCGTCTTTCTTCTGGGCATGATGGAACTCATCATCTCCGGTATATTGGAACTGATGAGTTCGGATCTCGGCATTTCAAATGCCTTGACGGGACAGCTGATTACAGTGTATGCAGTGAGTTTTGCGATATTTGGGCCGATACTGGTCAAGGCAACTGAGAAATTAAGGCCGAAACCTGTAATCCTCGTCTCACTGGTCGTGTTCATTCTCGGGAACGTAGTATTCGGATTGTCCAGTACATTCATGATGCTGGCGTTGGGGCGTGTCATTACGGCACTTGCAGCAGCGGTATTCATCGTCAAGATCATGGATATGACCGTGCTGCTTTCCGAACCCGCAATACGCGGCCGCATGATCGCCCTCGTCTACATGGGCTTCAGTGCAGCAAACGTCTTTGGCATTCCAATCGGCACAATCATCGGACAGCAGTTCGGATGGCGGGTCATTTTCTGGCTTGTCATTGTGATAGCAGTTATAGTAGGGTTAGGCATCATCGCCCTGGCACCGAACAGGAGGGGTGACGATCTGGGTGATCCCGTCCCGGACAAGATACTGGACAAGAGGAACATCGTACTCTACATAGGGATCACGATGTCTGTACTGATCGGTAACTACATTGTGCTCGGCTATATTTCCCCGCTCATGACGACCAATGGGTACAGCATTGAAAATGTTTCCGTTGCACTTCTCATCGCCGGTGTCGGCGGTATGCTCGGAACCATCCTCGGCGGCAATCTGGTCGACAGGATCGGCACACGCCGCACCTTGATGATCATGCTGTCGCTGTTCATCATATCGATGGCGGCGATGCCGCTGATATATGGCATTCCGGTACTGTTCTATATCAACCTCTTCCTTTGGAGCCTATTCCAGTGGAGTACAAGCCCGGCCGTCCAAAGCGGCCTGGTCGAGAACGTACAGGGTTCTGCCGCTGTGGTCTTCAGCTGGAACATGTCCGGACTCAATCTCGGCATAGGCATCGGGGCCGTCATCGGCGGCATCTACATCAGCCAATTCGACATCGGATATGCACCATGGCTCAGTGTATTCATCATTGCCATGGGTCTCCTGTGCGCCATATTCGTCAAGGAGACGGAAAAATCCTACCAATAA
- a CDS encoding DUF418 domain-containing protein — translation MQHDYSPVQSSTRVFEIDAVRGFALFGILMMNIMSFAGPHMEDQLTMNTSDIYSGTNSIVIFLINTLVTSNFYTMFSFLFGLGFYIFLSRAEKKSGSTYLLFIRRMIILLVIGIIHAVFIWYGDILTVYAITGLLLIFFYRLPPKFNLAISFVILLLGTVFVLLLTLLMFSIRDVDMGALPASGYGVDMMAAAAGSYGEIISLNISIFGLMMTNNIVMVPLVLAIFLIGLYAGQKGYFERLSSIRGMLWKVVVLGIGIGLPIKLATGYGMTYGMDDPVWSIATMLAYTAGGPLMSLGYIALLLLILGRFEGLTRLLQPVGQMALTNYIMQSVLMIVLFFGFDLFNTIGAVWFPLIVLATFMLQIVLSHIWMKAFSYGPLEWIWRILTYGRILPIKK, via the coding sequence ATGCAACACGACTATTCGCCTGTGCAGTCATCAACCAGGGTGTTCGAAATTGATGCGGTACGGGGCTTTGCACTTTTTGGCATATTGATGATGAATATCATGAGTTTTGCCGGCCCACATATGGAAGATCAACTGACGATGAATACGAGTGATATCTATTCCGGTACCAATTCAATCGTCATATTTCTGATCAATACGCTTGTAACTTCCAATTTCTATACGATGTTTTCCTTCCTTTTTGGGCTCGGCTTCTACATCTTCCTATCCCGGGCCGAAAAGAAATCAGGGTCTACATATCTATTATTCATTCGCAGGATGATCATCCTGCTTGTCATCGGCATCATTCATGCTGTATTCATCTGGTATGGTGATATCCTTACCGTCTATGCAATCACAGGACTGCTGCTTATTTTCTTCTATCGTCTGCCTCCGAAGTTCAACCTTGCCATCTCGTTTGTGATTCTTCTGCTCGGCACTGTATTCGTACTGCTGCTCACGCTTCTGATGTTTTCAATACGGGATGTCGACATGGGTGCACTTCCTGCCTCTGGTTACGGTGTGGATATGATGGCCGCAGCTGCGGGGTCCTATGGTGAGATCATTTCACTGAATATATCCATATTCGGACTGATGATGACGAATAATATAGTGATGGTGCCACTTGTACTCGCCATTTTCCTCATCGGTCTTTATGCCGGGCAGAAAGGCTATTTCGAAAGACTGTCTTCCATCCGTGGAATGCTGTGGAAAGTAGTTGTTTTGGGCATCGGCATCGGTCTGCCGATAAAACTGGCTACCGGATATGGGATGACATACGGTATGGATGACCCTGTATGGTCTATTGCCACGATGCTCGCATATACAGCAGGGGGACCATTGATGTCACTTGGATACATCGCACTCCTCCTTCTTATACTCGGACGTTTTGAAGGGCTCACCAGGCTGCTTCAGCCGGTGGGGCAGATGGCATTGACGAACTATATCATGCAGAGCGTACTCATGATCGTCCTGTTTTTCGGGTTCGACCTCTTCAATACGATCGGGGCGGTATGGTTCCCTCTGATTGTACTTGCAACATTCATGCTGCAGATTGTTCTCAGCCACATATGGATGAAGGCATTCAGCTATGGTCCACTCGAGTGGATCTGGCGCATACTGACATATGGCAGAATATTGCCGATAAAAAAATAA
- a CDS encoding YetF domain-containing protein: MDIILEFDKIIFNDFEVIIRTVLVGIMAYLSLVLILRVSGKRTLTKMNAFDFIVTIALGSILASIITSKDITIAQGLTAFLVLVIMQYIFTKLSVKSQAFSSLIKSQPALLYYNGEFLTQNMKKERVLEIEIRQAARSSGKDDMSEVMAVVLETDGSISVISNQSDEPSLDRLFREVKK, translated from the coding sequence GTGGATATCATCCTCGAATTCGATAAGATCATATTCAATGACTTTGAGGTCATCATCCGGACGGTACTGGTGGGCATCATGGCCTACCTCTCACTCGTGCTCATCCTCCGGGTGAGCGGCAAGCGGACCCTGACCAAGATGAACGCCTTTGACTTCATCGTGACGATCGCACTCGGTTCCATCCTTGCCAGCATCATCACGAGCAAGGACATTACAATTGCCCAGGGACTCACTGCATTCCTTGTGCTTGTCATCATGCAGTACATCTTCACCAAACTCTCTGTAAAGAGCCAGGCCTTCAGCAGCCTGATCAAATCACAGCCCGCCCTCCTCTATTACAATGGGGAATTCCTGACACAGAACATGAAGAAGGAACGGGTGCTGGAAATTGAAATCAGGCAGGCAGCCCGCTCAAGCGGCAAGGATGACATGTCGGAAGTCATGGCGGTCGTCCTTGAGACCGATGGCAGCATTTCAGTCATCAGCAATCAATCCGATGAGCCGAGTCTCGACCGGCTGTTCAGGGAAGTAAAAAAATAA
- a CDS encoding C45 family autoproteolytic acyltransferase/hydolase yields the protein MQKISAAVQPFRGTHFDYGVQQAEWLKQTHYMQNRNYEWIKRRPKFDLDYDETKQLYMHFAPHIWEEIMGLQESLEITDREVLLNLAHYRISPRDNGCSVYMDDDVFIRNYDYHPNTYDGMYKLFQPEHGYAHIGPASRVTGRMDGMNEHGLVMAYNFMNRKQPFDGFTCFIIGRFILELCRTADEAAALLKELPHRGGFSYIIQDRGNHSFIAETSARGMEFREAQICTNHYEKLAHENRRYLVDSKERLDILQDIHSTSREELLTRFTEPAYGLFVDNYKSWAGTIHTSIYDRKNLKTGIRLGGEGRMHEFEFAAWLDGTDITETKLDGKIDTDLSFTSADWQLKTRI from the coding sequence ATGCAGAAGATAAGCGCGGCCGTCCAGCCCTTCAGAGGCACTCATTTCGACTATGGGGTGCAGCAGGCTGAGTGGCTGAAGCAGACCCACTATATGCAGAACAGGAACTACGAGTGGATAAAACGCCGGCCGAAGTTCGACCTCGACTACGATGAAACAAAGCAGCTCTATATGCATTTCGCCCCCCATATCTGGGAAGAGATAATGGGTCTTCAGGAATCCCTTGAAATCACAGACCGCGAAGTCCTCCTCAATCTTGCCCACTACAGGATATCACCGCGGGATAACGGATGCAGCGTCTACATGGATGACGATGTATTCATCAGGAACTATGACTATCATCCCAACACTTATGATGGAATGTATAAACTCTTCCAGCCCGAGCATGGATATGCGCATATCGGACCCGCATCTAGGGTAACGGGGAGAATGGACGGCATGAATGAACATGGCCTCGTCATGGCCTACAATTTCATGAACAGGAAACAGCCATTCGATGGGTTCACGTGCTTCATCATCGGCCGCTTCATCCTAGAATTGTGCAGGACGGCGGACGAAGCGGCTGCATTGCTTAAGGAACTCCCCCATCGCGGCGGCTTCAGCTACATCATCCAGGACAGGGGGAATCATTCCTTCATTGCGGAAACTTCAGCACGCGGCATGGAATTCCGTGAAGCGCAGATCTGCACCAACCACTATGAAAAGCTGGCGCATGAAAATCGGAGGTACCTCGTCGATTCGAAGGAGCGCCTTGATATACTGCAGGACATACATTCAACCTCAAGGGAAGAACTCCTCACACGCTTCACCGAGCCGGCATACGGCCTTTTCGTGGATAACTACAAAAGCTGGGCCGGCACCATCCATACATCCATATATGACCGGAAGAACTTGAAGACCGGTATCCGTCTTGGCGGAGAGGGACGCATGCATGAATTTGAGTTTGCAGCATGGCTGGATGGCACAGACATCACAGAGACAAAGCTCGACGGGAAAATCGATACGGACCTCAGCTTCACGAGCGCCGACTGGCAGTTGAAAACCAGAATCTAA
- a CDS encoding histidine phosphatase family protein, with amino-acid sequence MTRICLVRHGLTEYNHLRKLQGSSDIPLNAEGEYQAQCAAEELKEEPFDTIVSSPLGRAYRTAEIINQHHHLPIHTMEELKEQHFGTLEGSHIDHIIEKYPNGELPGAETFSALSARAEKAIKHIHEQFEGQYVLLTAHSRTIKSILALFSDEIDMLRTKLDNCSLSHIEFIDSEWHVHTYNVPTYKESRQEEHNG; translated from the coding sequence ATGACCAGAATCTGCCTAGTGAGGCACGGCCTCACGGAATATAACCATCTGAGGAAACTCCAGGGTTCTTCAGACATCCCCTTGAATGCTGAAGGGGAATATCAGGCGCAGTGTGCCGCTGAAGAATTAAAGGAGGAACCCTTCGACACGATCGTTTCAAGTCCGCTCGGCCGCGCCTACCGCACAGCGGAAATCATAAACCAGCACCATCACCTTCCGATCCATACGATGGAGGAATTGAAAGAACAGCACTTCGGCACGCTTGAAGGGAGCCACATCGACCATATCATCGAAAAGTATCCAAATGGCGAACTTCCCGGTGCTGAAACATTTTCAGCATTGTCCGCCCGTGCTGAGAAAGCCATAAAACATATCCATGAACAGTTCGAGGGTCAGTATGTGCTGCTCACTGCACACTCCCGGACGATCAAGTCCATACTTGCACTGTTCAGCGATGAAATCGATATGCTCAGGACTAAGCTCGACAACTGCAGCCTGAGCCACATCGAATTCATCGATTCCGAATGGCATGTGCACACATATAACGTGCCTACTTATAAAGAAAGCAGACAGGAAGAGCATAATGGATAA
- a CDS encoding metallophosphoesterase — protein MKRRMAVIADIHGNYDALSEVMKDMEKFDIDAVYCLGDIVSLGHQTNEVLELLTGLPNLTIIRGNHDEEVLKAFRHIPSEVTGPEHDHHVWVAEHLDPVYEQYLATLPLTHTREKGGRQILLTHYHLESDDTYSAIDPAPSVESLASIYGGRGHDIVLFGHDHMRHHFEHGHQLFLNPGALGVTPKAYAPYMIIEIEDDGAVHITHRNIHYDRSAFIDGLRKENPPALDFILNVLLKERR, from the coding sequence TTGAAGAGAAGGATGGCGGTCATCGCCGATATACATGGCAACTATGATGCGTTGTCAGAGGTGATGAAGGATATGGAAAAGTTCGATATTGATGCGGTCTACTGTCTGGGGGACATCGTTTCGCTGGGCCACCAGACCAATGAAGTTCTGGAACTGCTTACGGGGCTTCCGAACCTCACAATCATCCGCGGCAACCACGATGAAGAGGTATTGAAGGCTTTCCGGCACATACCTTCCGAAGTCACCGGTCCCGAGCATGATCACCACGTGTGGGTGGCAGAGCATCTGGATCCGGTGTATGAACAGTACCTCGCAACGCTTCCCCTCACACACACGCGGGAAAAGGGAGGCAGACAGATCCTGCTTACACATTACCATCTGGAATCGGACGATACATATAGTGCGATTGACCCTGCACCATCTGTGGAGAGCCTGGCGTCCATCTACGGGGGCAGGGGGCATGACATCGTCCTTTTCGGCCATGATCATATGAGACACCATTTCGAACATGGCCATCAGCTATTCCTGAATCCAGGAGCGCTTGGGGTCACGCCCAAAGCCTATGCCCCCTACATGATCATCGAAATCGAGGATGACGGCGCGGTGCACATCACCCATAGGAACATCCATTACGACCGCAGTGCCTTCATTGATGGACTCAGGAAAGAAAATCCACCAGCGCTTGATTTCATATTGAATGTACTGCTTAAGGAAAGGAGGTAG
- a CDS encoding GNAT family N-acetyltransferase, giving the protein MEIRAIEMRDIEQFLNLLVTLEENSKDDLYEDQPLNISNTETLLSSVLQNAKRQIFVAKDSQGIVGYISLAGNHNEMTAHRANVSLGVLQTDQQNSIGRNLLNAAIHWAEENRIHRLELSIRDDFAEEIELYKALGFKEEGERVDALFIDGEYRNEIYLYRLIN; this is encoded by the coding sequence ATGGAAATCCGTGCGATAGAAATGCGGGATATTGAACAGTTCCTGAACCTGCTTGTGACATTGGAGGAGAACAGCAAAGATGACCTGTACGAAGATCAGCCGCTCAACATTTCAAATACCGAGACGCTGCTCTCTTCAGTGCTGCAGAACGCAAAACGTCAGATCTTCGTCGCCAAAGACAGCCAGGGGATTGTAGGGTACATCAGCCTGGCGGGGAACCATAATGAAATGACGGCGCACCGGGCCAACGTGTCACTGGGGGTACTCCAGACGGACCAGCAGAACAGCATTGGCAGGAACCTGTTGAATGCAGCCATCCACTGGGCGGAAGAGAACCGGATCCACCGCCTTGAGCTTTCCATACGGGATGATTTTGCAGAAGAAATCGAGCTGTATAAAGCACTTGGCTTCAAGGAGGAGGGTGAGCGGGTCGATGCGCTGTTCATAGATGGAGAATACAGGAACGAAATATACCTTTACAGACTGATCAATTGA
- a CDS encoding alpha/beta hydrolase: MNLQSFYIGEKHAEVTMMLGESTVHEKEGRPAVVICPGGSYMYVSEREAEPVGYEFLAKGYHVFILRYSTIGSAMRREGRQTNRDELYQIASMVEQDEVLGSEFPGPLVELAQTITFIRENCHEFNVNPDQIGTVGFSAGGHLAASLGVHWNSDWLSSLTGQEPRWYRPNFQVLAYPILDYMLNRDIAEERGIGDPKYMTTASRMVFGHAAEDETIDRAGLKAHVSKDTPPTFIWHTVEDRLVFVQNALDFAKALEKFQVPWELHTFKSGSHGLSLATEVTGREDARASQWTGLMFSWLDEVLNKN, from the coding sequence ATGAATCTGCAGAGCTTTTATATTGGTGAAAAACATGCTGAAGTGACGATGATGCTTGGGGAAAGTACAGTACATGAGAAGGAGGGCAGGCCGGCAGTTGTCATCTGCCCGGGCGGGAGCTATATGTATGTATCCGAAAGGGAAGCGGAACCCGTCGGGTATGAGTTTCTGGCGAAAGGCTATCATGTATTCATACTCAGGTATTCCACAATCGGTTCGGCCATGCGCAGGGAGGGCAGACAGACCAATAGGGATGAACTGTATCAGATAGCATCCATGGTGGAGCAGGACGAAGTACTCGGATCGGAATTCCCGGGGCCCCTTGTGGAACTGGCGCAGACGATCACCTTCATCCGGGAAAACTGCCATGAATTCAATGTGAATCCGGATCAGATCGGCACAGTCGGATTCTCTGCGGGTGGCCATCTGGCTGCAAGCCTCGGTGTCCACTGGAATTCCGATTGGTTGAGCAGCCTTACAGGACAGGAACCGAGATGGTACCGTCCGAACTTCCAGGTGCTGGCCTATCCGATACTGGATTATATGCTGAACAGGGATATAGCCGAGGAACGCGGCATCGGGGACCCGAAGTACATGACGACCGCTTCAAGGATGGTATTCGGCCACGCTGCGGAAGACGAAACCATCGATCGTGCCGGTCTCAAGGCCCATGTGTCGAAAGATACTCCGCCGACCTTCATCTGGCACACCGTTGAAGACCGGCTGGTCTTTGTACAGAACGCCCTGGATTTTGCGAAGGCGCTCGAGAAATTTCAGGTGCCATGGGAGCTTCATACATTCAAGAGCGGCAGCCATGGTCTGAGTCTTGCCACAGAAGTGACCGGCAGGGAGGACGCACGTGCTTCCCAATGGACAGGCCTCATGTTCAGCTGGCTTGATGAAGTGCTGAACAAAAATTAG
- a CDS encoding GNAT family N-acetyltransferase produces MDFKTLHLGDLPELLSLQNMVYESLEDKEVLQTLTEREFKEIIAQGFIIGAVDDGHLVASRSMYVPTPDEEEHLADDVGIKDKESVIYSEISFIAPSHRGRGLQTSMGRHLIEMVRADGRFQNVLTTVMPENVPSLKDKFRLGFKIRETTYKYNGKKRHVMHLHLWEPYVRSGEAKRIHYKDTDWMLKHGADYVGNDFDGEYISYYRK; encoded by the coding sequence ATGGATTTTAAAACACTGCATCTTGGAGACCTGCCTGAACTGCTTTCTCTCCAGAACATGGTATATGAAAGCCTTGAGGACAAGGAAGTCCTTCAGACGCTGACTGAAAGGGAGTTCAAGGAAATCATTGCACAAGGGTTCATAATCGGAGCCGTTGATGATGGACACCTCGTGGCTTCCAGGTCCATGTATGTTCCGACACCCGATGAGGAGGAGCATCTGGCGGATGATGTAGGCATCAAAGATAAGGAAAGCGTCATATATTCCGAGATCAGCTTCATTGCACCGTCCCACCGGGGCAGGGGTCTGCAGACGAGCATGGGGAGGCACCTCATTGAAATGGTTCGGGCAGACGGCAGATTCCAGAATGTGCTTACGACAGTGATGCCTGAAAATGTACCGAGCCTGAAGGATAAATTCAGATTGGGCTTCAAAATAAGGGAGACTACATATAAGTACAATGGTAAAAAGCGTCATGTGATGCATCTCCATCTTTGGGAGCCATATGTCCGCTCGGGCGAAGCCAAAAGGATCCACTATAAGGATACCGATTGGATGCTTAAACATGGTGCGGATTATGTAGGCAATGATTTCGATGGGGAGTATATATCCTATTACAGGAAATGA
- a CDS encoding STAS/SEC14 domain-containing protein, which produces MMKLEESEYPNVVYVEVDGKVTEEDAEKSEAFINEHYGNEKKLNALVYIKDMEGADIGAVLKGSVIDVKHWEQYGKFALIANPAWIEGGSTVADLMPSIEVRHFDKAQIDEAWEWLQE; this is translated from the coding sequence ATGATGAAACTTGAGGAAAGTGAATATCCAAATGTAGTATATGTCGAAGTGGATGGGAAAGTGACTGAGGAGGACGCCGAGAAATCAGAAGCCTTCATCAATGAGCACTATGGAAATGAAAAGAAGCTCAACGCACTGGTCTATATTAAAGACATGGAAGGTGCAGATATTGGCGCCGTCCTGAAGGGCAGTGTTATTGATGTCAAGCACTGGGAACAATACGGGAAGTTTGCACTAATCGCGAATCCTGCCTGGATCGAAGGCGGCTCGACTGTCGCCGATCTCATGCCCAGTATAGAAGTGCGGCATTTCGATAAGGCTCAGATCGATGAGGCCTGGGAATGGCTTCAGGAGTAG
- a CDS encoding YqjF family protein yields MKQELMNFTEHRNAPFPHGPWTLYQRWENLLCMHIPVDPDELAPHVPKELELDIYDGYAWLSVFPFQVRDMQFRGLPTFPYFDDFLELNVRTYVRYKNIPGIYFFSLDAEKTIPVIGARMGTLPYYKARMKLAEKNGWIHYQSRRQHGSPAYFKGKYKAISEPAEPMLATLDYWLLERYYLFNTVGNTAVHVGIHHLPWKPARASAVYEIGGINSLLPGDIEGEPVLAHYVEALDVIFWPLQSRVPAPYS; encoded by the coding sequence ATGAAACAGGAATTGATGAACTTCACGGAACACAGAAATGCACCATTTCCCCACGGCCCCTGGACACTGTACCAGCGGTGGGAGAATCTATTATGCATGCACATTCCGGTAGATCCTGATGAACTTGCACCCCATGTGCCGAAAGAGCTTGAGCTTGATATATATGACGGTTATGCCTGGCTTTCCGTCTTCCCCTTTCAGGTACGGGATATGCAGTTTAGGGGCCTACCGACATTTCCATACTTCGACGATTTTCTTGAACTCAATGTCAGGACGTATGTGAGGTATAAAAACATACCCGGAATATATTTTTTCAGCCTGGATGCAGAAAAGACCATTCCTGTGATTGGTGCCCGCATGGGGACACTGCCCTATTACAAAGCGCGTATGAAATTGGCAGAAAAGAATGGGTGGATCCATTACCAAAGCCGCCGGCAGCACGGTTCACCCGCCTACTTCAAAGGGAAGTACAAAGCCATCTCAGAACCTGCAGAACCAATGCTTGCCACACTCGACTACTGGCTCCTGGAACGCTACTACCTTTTCAATACAGTGGGCAATACTGCCGTCCATGTCGGCATCCACCATCTGCCCTGGAAGCCAGCCCGTGCCTCTGCGGTGTATGAAATCGGCGGAATCAATTCACTTTTGCCAGGCGATATTGAAGGCGAACCGGTGCTCGCACACTATGTCGAAGCACTCGATGTCATCTTCTGGCCGCTGCAGAGCAGGGTGCCTGCCCCCTACTCCTGA